The following are from one region of the Littorina saxatilis isolate snail1 linkage group LG2, US_GU_Lsax_2.0, whole genome shotgun sequence genome:
- the LOC138960114 gene encoding enkurin domain-containing protein 1-like, translating to MQGGLMLQGSGFGSARHVQEFSMKDHLSENVRRMRQIQRKCKQREKETTQPVKVMWKSEKYADIQSKIKQERENPPPPPRPQSARFLRAHSRSGPLVKLESRPCSPDPTNKLSVPPASSANDVHMMRHNFDFIKVNGRNARHTQVPRPASASALDNLKKKDEETMADYPFGEVPSYLRSRKKQWKKDEEDRIANTPDPSMPPGHRALPEKERMETLTLLKSKEKELVRQLASLPIGCDTMRVRNQRKEVEGKLAEIEEAIKIFSRPKVFVKCDP from the exons ATGCAGGGAGGTTTGATGCTACAGGGCAGTGGGTTTGGTTCAGCAAGACACGTTCAAG AATTCAGCATGAAGGACCATCTGTCAGAAAATGTGAGACGCATGCGTCAGATTCAGAGGAAGTGTAAGCAGAGGGAAAAAGAAACAACGCAACCTGTCAAAGTGATGTGGAAATCTGAAAAATATGCTGATATAcagtcaaaaataaaacaagaacgaGAA AATCCTCCCCCACCTCCGCGCCCCCAGTCTGCAAGATTCCTGCGAGCACACTCTCGCTCAGGTCCTCTGGTGAAACTGGAATCTCGACCCTGCAGCCCAGACCCCACTAACAAGTTGTCTGTGCCGCCTGCATCATCAGCCAATGAT GTACACATGATGCGGCACAACTTTGACTTTATCAAGGTGAACGGACGTAACGCAAGACACACTCAGGTCCCCCGGCCGGCCAGCGCTAGTGCCCTGGATAACCTGAAGAAGAAAGATGAAGAAACAATGGCTGACTACCCCTTCGGGGAAGTTCCGTCATA TCTGAGGAGTCGCAAGAAGCAGTGGAAGAAGGATGAGGAGGACAGAATAGCCAACACACCCGACCCCTCTATGCCGCCCGGCCACCGAGCACTGCCGGAAAAAGAACGCATGGAAACGCTCACGCTGCTCAAGAGCA AAGAGAAGGAGCTGGTGCGGCAGCTGGCCTCTCTCCCCATCGGCTGTGACACCATGCGAGTACGCAACCAACGCAAAGAAGTGGAAGGAAAATTGGCGGAGATTGAGGAAGCCATCAAGATCTTCTCCCGTCCAAAAGTTTTTGTCAAATGTGACCCCTGA